One Oncorhynchus keta strain PuntledgeMale-10-30-2019 chromosome 23, Oket_V2, whole genome shotgun sequence DNA segment encodes these proteins:
- the kncn gene encoding kinocilin isoform X1: protein MSAVSIGGYHGLRVGSALLSIVAGCIIIGVSRECDADAVGGIFLGAGGLGLLIAVFPFIRAWLNINNILPALGNFRVHPMPVNPPGPEQPETLKREATQSQLNLDRSKSRMGTFVDAGPMAEASADEGTSSDMPDILSRRKFKQTLPDPDLP, encoded by the exons ATGAGCGCTGTCAGCATTGGGGGGTACCACGGTCTGCGGGTGGGCTCGGCCCTGCTTAGCATCGTGGCGGGGTGCATCATTATTGGGGTGTCGAGGGAGTGTGATGCGGATGCCGTCGGGGGAATCTTCCTCGGTGCGGGGGGGCTGG GCCTCCTCATCGCTGTCTTCCCCTTCATAAGAGCCTGGCTCAACATTAACAACATTCTCCCCGCCTTGG GAAACTTCAGAGTGCACCCTATGCCTGTAAACCCTCCTGGCCCTGAGCAACCAGAGACACTGAAACGAGAAG CGACTCAGAGCCAGCTGAATCTGGATCGCTCTAAGAGCCGGATGGGGACATTTGTTGATGCCGGACCGATGGCTGAGGCCTCCGCAGATGAGGG GACATCCTCAGACATGCCAGACATCTTGTCCAGACGAAAGTTCAAGCAGACCCTTCCTGATCCAGACCTCCCGTAA